The following are from one region of the Deinococcus planocerae genome:
- the cobA gene encoding uroporphyrinogen-III C-methyltransferase, protein MTDSAAPAPGSRAFVSLIGAGPGDPGLITVRGVEALRRADVVLFDYLANPELLRHCPEAETIYVGKKGFSEYIGQEQINALIVEKALEGGGRRVARLKGGDVFVFGRGGEEAEACVLAGIAFEVVPGVTSAIAAPAYAGIPVTHREAARSFAVLTGNTKEGGAHYERLSGVDTLVLLMGVRNLGEISADLIAAGRDPQTPAATVQWGTTPQQRVATGTLATISRAVREAGLEAPAVTVVGEVARLRDHLRWFDVGPGFGGPLAGRSVAVTRTRDGASALSDLLRARGASVLEVPLIRFAETAREAELHARLRDLTGVSWLLLTSNQGAMALFTHLDRLGLDARHLAGVRVAAVGPSTARSLAERGVRADFLPSTPGALHLGAELPGQPGEVTLHLTSQVAEDDLERGLEARGLRYERAELYRTEPARPGEHAMNRLRAADVVTLASGSAARHLAALAGTDFAVAAMGPQTADAARRAGFTRVTVAEAPTLEALADAAERAVSGGPAVGTRGAD, encoded by the coding sequence GGGTGGAGGCCCTGCGGCGGGCGGACGTGGTGCTCTTCGACTACCTCGCCAACCCCGAGTTGCTGCGGCACTGCCCGGAGGCCGAGACGATCTACGTGGGCAAGAAGGGCTTTTCCGAGTACATCGGCCAGGAGCAGATCAACGCCCTGATCGTGGAAAAGGCGCTGGAGGGGGGCGGCAGGCGGGTCGCCCGGCTCAAGGGCGGGGACGTGTTCGTCTTCGGGCGCGGCGGCGAGGAGGCCGAGGCGTGTGTCCTCGCGGGCATCGCCTTCGAGGTCGTCCCCGGCGTGACGAGCGCCATCGCCGCGCCCGCCTACGCGGGCATTCCGGTCACCCACCGCGAGGCGGCCCGCTCTTTCGCCGTCCTCACCGGCAACACGAAGGAGGGAGGCGCCCACTACGAGCGGCTCTCCGGGGTGGACACGCTCGTGCTCTTGATGGGGGTGCGCAACCTGGGCGAGATCAGCGCCGACCTGATCGCCGCCGGGCGTGACCCGCAGACCCCCGCCGCCACCGTCCAGTGGGGCACCACGCCCCAGCAGCGGGTGGCGACGGGCACGCTGGCGACCATCTCGCGGGCGGTCAGGGAGGCCGGGCTGGAGGCCCCCGCCGTCACCGTGGTCGGCGAGGTCGCCCGGCTGCGGGACCATCTGCGCTGGTTCGACGTGGGGCCGGGCTTCGGGGGACCCCTCGCGGGCCGCAGCGTCGCCGTGACCCGCACCCGCGACGGGGCGAGCGCCCTGTCGGACCTCCTGCGCGCCCGCGGCGCCTCGGTGCTGGAGGTGCCCCTGATCCGCTTCGCGGAGACCGCCCGCGAGGCCGAGCTGCACGCCCGATTGCGCGACCTGACGGGGGTGAGCTGGCTGCTGCTCACGAGCAACCAGGGGGCAATGGCTCTCTTCACCCACCTGGACCGCCTGGGGCTCGACGCCCGGCACCTCGCGGGCGTGCGGGTGGCGGCGGTGGGCCCCAGCACCGCCCGCTCATTGGCGGAGCGCGGGGTGCGCGCCGACTTCTTGCCCTCCACCCCCGGCGCCCTGCACCTGGGTGCCGAGCTGCCCGGTCAGCCCGGCGAGGTCACCCTGCACCTCACGAGCCAGGTCGCGGAGGACGACCTGGAGCGTGGATTGGAGGCGCGCGGCCTGCGCTACGAGCGCGCGGAACTCTACCGCACCGAACCCGCCCGGCCCGGCGAGCACGCGATGAACCGCCTGAGGGCCGCCGACGTGGTGACGCTCGCCTCGGGAAGCGCGGCCCGGCATCTCGCCGCCCTCGCCGGAACCGACTTCGCCGTCGCCGCGATGGGCCCGCAGACCGCCGACGCCGCGCGCCGCGCCGGGTTCACCCGCGTCACCGTCGCCGAGGCCCCCACCCTGGAGGCCCTGGCCGACGCCGCCGAGCGGGCGGTCAGCGGGGGTCCGGCGGTCGGGACACGCGGGGCGGACTGA
- the hemA gene encoding glutamyl-tRNA reductase codes for MTLACPTARAFLAQPKASHPAPLDFAVVGLNHQTAPVEVRERAAVRAGDEAAILSTLSRHASEVMLLATCNRTEVYLAGLRGDPVRAFADAWGDGLGESLYVYRGDAAVTHLYRVASGLDSLVIGETQIQGQVKRAWQAMQERTPGAKLLNKVVQGALAAGKRVRSETGLSDKVVSVSSAAVELAQAALGDLTSRTALIIGAGETAELTLTHLRAAGVRDVIVVNRTEARARQLAERVGGRVCAAQYLHEVLPEADVVIASSAAPHYVLHGEGARAALQGRPERPLFLIDISVPRILDPDIAAVPGAHLYNLDDLTAIVSRNLQSRREALPHAEAIIREGVADLARWHLTREAQQERQRRGRALVS; via the coding sequence GTGACGCTCGCCTGCCCGACCGCCCGCGCCTTCCTCGCCCAGCCGAAAGCGTCGCATCCCGCCCCCCTCGACTTCGCGGTGGTGGGGCTCAACCACCAGACCGCCCCTGTCGAGGTGCGTGAGCGGGCCGCCGTGCGCGCAGGCGACGAGGCCGCCATCCTGAGCACCCTTTCCCGCCACGCCTCCGAGGTCATGCTCCTCGCCACCTGCAACCGCACCGAGGTCTACCTCGCCGGGCTGCGCGGCGACCCCGTGCGCGCCTTCGCGGACGCCTGGGGGGACGGTCTGGGCGAGTCCCTGTACGTGTACCGCGGGGACGCCGCCGTTACCCACCTGTACCGGGTCGCCTCGGGCCTCGACAGCCTCGTGATCGGCGAGACGCAGATTCAGGGGCAGGTCAAACGGGCGTGGCAGGCGATGCAGGAGCGTACCCCCGGCGCCAAGCTCCTCAACAAGGTCGTCCAGGGGGCCCTCGCCGCCGGGAAGCGGGTGCGCTCGGAAACCGGCCTGAGCGACAAGGTGGTCAGCGTGTCGAGCGCCGCCGTCGAGCTGGCGCAGGCGGCGCTGGGCGACCTCACGAGCCGCACCGCCCTGATCATCGGGGCGGGCGAGACCGCCGAGCTGACGCTGACCCACCTGCGCGCGGCGGGGGTGCGCGACGTGATCGTGGTCAACCGCACCGAGGCCCGCGCCCGGCAGCTCGCCGAGCGGGTGGGGGGCCGCGTCTGCGCCGCCCAGTACCTCCACGAGGTCCTGCCGGAAGCCGACGTCGTGATCGCGTCGAGCGCGGCCCCCCATTACGTCCTGCACGGCGAGGGGGCGCGCGCCGCGCTGCAAGGCCGCCCGGAGCGCCCCCTGTTCCTGATCGACATCAGCGTGCCGCGCATCCTCGACCCCGACATCGCCGCCGTGCCGGGCGCCCACCTCTACAACCTCGACGACCTCACCGCCATCGTGAGCCGCAACCTGCAAAGCCGCCGCGAGGCCCTTCCCCACGCCGAGGCGATCATCCGCGAGGGCGTGGCCGACCTCGCCCGCTGGCACCTCACCCGCGAGGCGCAACAGGAGCGGCAGCGGCGGGGGCGGGCGCTGGTGAGTTGA
- a CDS encoding precorrin-2 dehydrogenase/sirohydrochlorin ferrochelatase family protein: MSLAALLDLRGEPALVVGGGAVALRRARTLLGAGLRVTVVAPDLHPDFAALPVRAERRPYLPADLNGQRVVVAATDSEAVNDAVTAGARAAGALVNHAGDATRGTLRFPAAVERGGVQVAVSTGRELPMLAQALRERIAALLPEPGTVDAWAARREEAVRLPGAAREGALDALRADIRSAFGLSAGGAV; encoded by the coding sequence GTGAGTTTGGCGGCCCTCCTCGATTTGCGCGGTGAACCGGCCCTGGTGGTGGGGGGCGGGGCCGTCGCCCTGCGCCGCGCGCGGACCCTGCTAGGCGCCGGGCTGCGCGTCACGGTCGTCGCACCCGACCTCCACCCCGACTTCGCGGCGCTGCCCGTGCGCGCCGAGCGCCGTCCCTACCTTCCCGCCGACCTGAATGGGCAGCGCGTGGTCGTGGCCGCCACGGACAGCGAGGCCGTGAACGACGCCGTGACCGCCGGGGCCCGCGCCGCGGGGGCGCTCGTCAACCACGCGGGCGACGCCACGAGGGGCACCCTGCGCTTTCCCGCCGCCGTGGAGCGCGGCGGCGTGCAGGTGGCGGTGAGCACCGGGCGCGAGCTGCCCATGCTGGCGCAGGCCCTGCGCGAGCGCATCGCCGCCCTCCTCCCCGAGCCGGGGACGGTGGACGCCTGGGCCGCGCGGCGCGAGGAGGCCGTCCGGTTGCCCGGGGCCGCCCGCGAGGGGGCGCTCGACGCCCTGCGCGCCGACATCCGCTCGGCGTTCGGCCTGAGTGCCGGGGGAGCCGTGTGA